The Pseudomonadota bacterium genomic sequence TACCTTGGGTAACATATAAAACCGTTCGCCGCCGCGGCTAAGGCTAGGCTATTATGTATGAAAGAAAATAGCTTCAGCTTGACTTACATTTATGTTCTCTCCGACTGCTTGAAAGGAATGACAGTGATAAAGGAAATAAAAACAAAGGTTGCAAAGGGATGCCTCACTTTCGGACGGTTTTTTATAATTTTCAGCGCCTTAATGTCCTTTTCTACACCTGCATTGACCACAAGCTTAAAGAACAAAACTGACACATACCAATTGTTAGAGTTATTTGGGAACGTTTTTGAACGAGTACGTAATGACTACGTTGAAGAAATATCTGACGAAGATCTAATTGAGGCTGCAATTGAGGGAATGCTTGGGCACTTGGACCCACACTCTAATTTTCTTAATAGAAAAAAATTTAAAGAAATGAAGGTTCAGACACGTGGTGAATTTGGCGGACTAGGAATCGAAGTGACCTTAGACCAAGATACGGATATGATAAAAATTGTCTCGCCAATCGACGATACACCAGCATTTAGGGCCGGCCTCAAAGCCGGCGACCTCATTTCACATATCGACGGCACGCCTGTCCGCGGCCTTTCTTTGTCGCAAGCAGTCGAGAAAATGCGCGGCCGCGTCAACACCGACATCAAAATAACAATAAGACGCAACACAAAGAAACCTTTTGATGTGAAAATTACTCGTGCTCGCATTCGAATCCAATCAGTTCGGTCCCGCGCAGAAGGTAAGGTAGGGTATATACGTGTTACTAATTTCACCGAACAAACTACACGCGGAATAAAGAACGCCGTAAAGAAGCTTAAAAGCACTATTGGTGCAAACATTAAAGGGTATGTTCTAGACCTGCGTAATAATCCGGGGGGGCTTTTGGAGCAAGCTGTAAGTGTCAGTGACGTTTTTCTGAATCAAGGTGAAATCGTATCGACGCGCGGTCGTGATATAAAGTCAGCTCAACGTTTCCAAGCTAAGGATGGAGACGATACCGGAGGCTCGCCGCTGGTAGTACTCATAAACGGCGGATCCGCGTCAGCATCTGAAATTGTGGCAGGCGCCTTACAAGATCATCGGCGAGCAATTATTCTAGGGACTAAGTCCTTCGGAAAGGGTTCTGTTCAGACCATTATCCCATTAGGCCAGAATGGAGCAATCAAAATGACCACCCAACGCTACTACACTCCTAGCGGCCAATCAATTCAAGCCAAGGGAATAAGTCC encodes the following:
- a CDS encoding S41 family peptidase; the protein is MSFSTPALTTSLKNKTDTYQLLELFGNVFERVRNDYVEEISDEDLIEAAIEGMLGHLDPHSNFLNRKKFKEMKVQTRGEFGGLGIEVTLDQDTDMIKIVSPIDDTPAFRAGLKAGDLISHIDGTPVRGLSLSQAVEKMRGRVNTDIKITIRRNTKKPFDVKITRARIRIQSVRSRAEGKVGYIRVTNFTEQTTRGIKNAVKKLKSTIGANIKGYVLDLRNNPGGLLEQAVSVSDVFLNQGEIVSTRGRDIKSAQRFQAKDGDDTGGSPLVVLINGGSASASEIVAGALQDHRRAIILGTKSFGKGSVQTIIPLGQNGAIKMTTQRYYTPSGQSIQAKGISPDIIVQQAKPAIIKRPNIRSEASLRNSLRNESEGEKKNKSEKDRQKSKDKKSLEGSGNKQIEGPGASGEKHTPTRGTPKIQDYQLSRALDLLRSLSLLKQTRVGINN